The following coding sequences are from one Ursus arctos isolate Adak ecotype North America unplaced genomic scaffold, UrsArc2.0 scaffold_23, whole genome shotgun sequence window:
- the MRPL23 gene encoding 39S ribosomal protein L23, mitochondrial isoform X1, translating into MSDRMHACALAPAPRGPALAPPAVPQLVARGNRYPLYQLGNPQLRVFRTNFFIQLVRPGTAQPEDTVQFRIPMEMTRVDLRNYLERIYNVPVAAVRTRVQHGSNRKRDYRNARVKKPDYKVAYVQLIQMPSSILLCPSGTALPWCAPPLPRTLILGGHSMSRCKLKGHLTVAGPPPPHPRGPVPRTRARGPG; encoded by the exons atgagtgatcgCATGCACGCATGCGCGTTGGCCCCGG CTCCCAGAGGGCCTGCCCTTGCCCCCCCTGCAGTGCCGCAGCTGGTCGCCAGGGGGAATAG GTACCCTCTGTACCAGCTGGGCAACCCCCAGCTCCGCGTCTTCCGGACAAACTTCTTCATTCAGCTGGTGCGGCCCGGCACGGCCCAGCCCGAGGACACCGTGCAGTTCCGGATCCCCATGGA GATGACCAGGGTGGACCTCAGGAATTACCTCGAGCGTATCTACAATGTGCCCGTGGCTGCCGTGCGGACTAGGGTGCAGCACG GTTCCAACAGGAAGAGGGATTACAGAAACGCCAGGGTGAAGAAACCAGACTACAAGGTGGCCTACGTGCAGCTG ATACAGATGCCGTCCTCCATCCTTCTTTGCCCGTCTGGAACAGCGCTGCCCTGGTGCGCGCCCCCTCTCCCCCGCACCCTGATCTTGGGGGGCCACTCCATGAGCCGATGCAAACTGAAAGGGCACCTCACAGTTGCCGGGCCCCCTCCTCCGCACCCGCGGGGGCCAGTGCCCCGCACCCGTGCGCGGGGTCCGGGCTAG
- the MRPL23 gene encoding 39S ribosomal protein L23, mitochondrial isoform X2 codes for MEGLNPCVPTSTAPRGPALAPPAVPQLVARGNRYPLYQLGNPQLRVFRTNFFIQLVRPGTAQPEDTVQFRIPMEMTRVDLRNYLERIYNVPVAAVRTRVQHGSNRKRDYRNARVKKPDYKVAYVQLAHGQTFTFPDLFPEKEQSPDGSPGDEDIQDKLLEEQQRRQSRDPRRGGVPDWFGL; via the exons ATGGAGGGTCTGAACCCCTGCGTCCCCACCTCCACAGCTCCCAGAGGGCCTGCCCTTGCCCCCCCTGCAGTGCCGCAGCTGGTCGCCAGGGGGAATAG GTACCCTCTGTACCAGCTGGGCAACCCCCAGCTCCGCGTCTTCCGGACAAACTTCTTCATTCAGCTGGTGCGGCCCGGCACGGCCCAGCCCGAGGACACCGTGCAGTTCCGGATCCCCATGGA GATGACCAGGGTGGACCTCAGGAATTACCTCGAGCGTATCTACAATGTGCCCGTGGCTGCCGTGCGGACTAGGGTGCAGCACG GTTCCAACAGGAAGAGGGATTACAGAAACGCCAGGGTGAAGAAACCAGACTACAAGGTGGCCTACGTGCAGCTG GCGCACGGACAGACCTTCACGTTCCCCGATCTGTTTCCTGAGAAAGAGCAGAGCCCTGATGGCAGCCCCGGCGACGAGGACATCCAGGACAAGCTCCTGGAGGAGCAGCAGCGGAGACAGAGCCGGGACCCCCGGCGCGGCGGCGTTCCCGACTGGTTCGGCCTGTGA
- the MRPL23 gene encoding 39S ribosomal protein L23, mitochondrial isoform X3 — MARNVLYPLYQLGNPQLRVFRTNFFIQLVRPGTAQPEDTVQFRIPMEMTRVDLRNYLERIYNVPVAAVRTRVQHGSNRKRDYRNARVKKPDYKVAYVQLIQMPSSILLCPSGTALPWCAPPLPRTLILGGHSMSRCKLKGHLTVAGPPPPHPRGPVPRTRARGPG, encoded by the exons ATGGCGCGGAATGTGCT GTACCCTCTGTACCAGCTGGGCAACCCCCAGCTCCGCGTCTTCCGGACAAACTTCTTCATTCAGCTGGTGCGGCCCGGCACGGCCCAGCCCGAGGACACCGTGCAGTTCCGGATCCCCATGGA GATGACCAGGGTGGACCTCAGGAATTACCTCGAGCGTATCTACAATGTGCCCGTGGCTGCCGTGCGGACTAGGGTGCAGCACG GTTCCAACAGGAAGAGGGATTACAGAAACGCCAGGGTGAAGAAACCAGACTACAAGGTGGCCTACGTGCAGCTG ATACAGATGCCGTCCTCCATCCTTCTTTGCCCGTCTGGAACAGCGCTGCCCTGGTGCGCGCCCCCTCTCCCCCGCACCCTGATCTTGGGGGGCCACTCCATGAGCCGATGCAAACTGAAAGGGCACCTCACAGTTGCCGGGCCCCCTCCTCCGCACCCGCGGGGGCCAGTGCCCCGCACCCGTGCGCGGGGTCCGGGCTAG
- the MRPL23 gene encoding 39S ribosomal protein L23, mitochondrial isoform X5, giving the protein MARNVLYPLYQLGNPQLRVFRTNFFIQLVRPGTAQPEDTVQFRIPMEMTRVDLRNYLERIYNVPVAAVRTRVQHGSNRKRDYRNARVKKPDYKVAYVQLAHGQTFTFPDLFPEKEQSPDGSPGDEDIQDKLLEEQQRRQSRDPRRGGVPDWFGL; this is encoded by the exons ATGGCGCGGAATGTGCT GTACCCTCTGTACCAGCTGGGCAACCCCCAGCTCCGCGTCTTCCGGACAAACTTCTTCATTCAGCTGGTGCGGCCCGGCACGGCCCAGCCCGAGGACACCGTGCAGTTCCGGATCCCCATGGA GATGACCAGGGTGGACCTCAGGAATTACCTCGAGCGTATCTACAATGTGCCCGTGGCTGCCGTGCGGACTAGGGTGCAGCACG GTTCCAACAGGAAGAGGGATTACAGAAACGCCAGGGTGAAGAAACCAGACTACAAGGTGGCCTACGTGCAGCTG GCGCACGGACAGACCTTCACGTTCCCCGATCTGTTTCCTGAGAAAGAGCAGAGCCCTGATGGCAGCCCCGGCGACGAGGACATCCAGGACAAGCTCCTGGAGGAGCAGCAGCGGAGACAGAGCCGGGACCCCCGGCGCGGCGGCGTTCCCGACTGGTTCGGCCTGTGA
- the MRPL23 gene encoding 39S ribosomal protein L23, mitochondrial isoform X4: MRVGPGYPLYQLGNPQLRVFRTNFFIQLVRPGTAQPEDTVQFRIPMEMTRVDLRNYLERIYNVPVAAVRTRVQHGSNRKRDYRNARVKKPDYKVAYVQLIQMPSSILLCPSGTALPWCAPPLPRTLILGGHSMSRCKLKGHLTVAGPPPPHPRGPVPRTRARGPG; the protein is encoded by the exons ATGCGCGTTGGCCCCGG GTACCCTCTGTACCAGCTGGGCAACCCCCAGCTCCGCGTCTTCCGGACAAACTTCTTCATTCAGCTGGTGCGGCCCGGCACGGCCCAGCCCGAGGACACCGTGCAGTTCCGGATCCCCATGGA GATGACCAGGGTGGACCTCAGGAATTACCTCGAGCGTATCTACAATGTGCCCGTGGCTGCCGTGCGGACTAGGGTGCAGCACG GTTCCAACAGGAAGAGGGATTACAGAAACGCCAGGGTGAAGAAACCAGACTACAAGGTGGCCTACGTGCAGCTG ATACAGATGCCGTCCTCCATCCTTCTTTGCCCGTCTGGAACAGCGCTGCCCTGGTGCGCGCCCCCTCTCCCCCGCACCCTGATCTTGGGGGGCCACTCCATGAGCCGATGCAAACTGAAAGGGCACCTCACAGTTGCCGGGCCCCCTCCTCCGCACCCGCGGGGGCCAGTGCCCCGCACCCGTGCGCGGGGTCCGGGCTAG
- the LOC130544621 gene encoding uncharacterized protein LOC130544621 — MKARKWGGTVTPEVPSKRPRGWGMRGSAASLGLGPCWRVGAHGKGAPGEGVHKGARRRGAHPTWGSGLQALCGHCPCRGPRGLAGGRVRWGPCPSIPPLSAVSQRPKLCLRSWGDSGLQPWGGLVGPRRGKPAADGETVARWVSAPSWRPWAAGPHLELLGGGVWDASLGAWGLPAAAVTHRHRPGTEQNPRQSPGPFPAPAPAPSVLPASACCNLTSPPSLIPSCKVNRPPTWQHTNIAEDGGLVGGGGSTGGSRLLPLSTDFPHDLVPCVLPAGLSPREGTPRPFRSSVQPRERCPAKVGPLVFVHSVRDPLWCPCRDLELLSCYAEQGDTESQPRQPWGQS, encoded by the coding sequence ATGAAAGCCAGGAAGTGGGGGGGTACAGTCACTCCCGAGGTGCCTTCCAAGAGGCCCcgggggtggggaatgagaggaAGTGCGGCGTCCCTGGGCCTGGGTCCCTGCTGGAGAGTGGGGGCCCACGGGAagggggctcctggggagggggtgcacaAGGGGGCCAGAAGGCGGGGAGCccacccgacatggggctctggGCTGCAGGCGCTGTGTGGGCACTGTCCCTGCAGAGGGCCCCGAGGCCTGGCAGGCGGGCGGGTGAGGTGGGGGCCCTGCCCCAGCATCCCGCCGTTATCTGCAGTCAGTCAGAGACCTAAGCTATGTCTTAGGAGCTGGGGAGACAGTGGGCTGCAGCCCTGGGGAGGACTCGTCGGCCCTAGAAGAGGAAAACCAGCCGCTGACGGAGAGACTGTGGCCAGATGGGTTTCCGCTCCGTCCTGGCGGCCCTGGGCGGCTGGGCCTCACCTggagctgctgggggggggggtctgggatgcatccctgggggcctggggcctgcCCGCTGCAGCTGTAACTCATCGGCACAGACCAGGAACTGAGCAGAACCCGCGGCAGTCCCCAGGGCCCTTcccagccccggccccagccccctCAGTCCTGCCGGCCTCTGCCTGCTGTAACCTGACGTCCCCCCCGTCTCTCATTCCCTCTTGCAAAGTAAACAGACCTCCCACATGGCAACACACGAACATCGCAGAAGATGGGGGGctcgtggggggtgggggaagcactGGGGGCTCTCGCTTGCTCCCTCTGTCCACAGACTTCCCCCACGACCTGGTGCCCTGCGTGCTCCCTGCAGGACTGTCCCCACGGGAAGGGACACCCAGACCCTTCAGGTCAAGCGTGCAGCCCCGTGAGAGGTGTCCAGCCAAGGTGGGCCCGCTGGTGTTTGTTCACAGTGTGAGAGACCCTCTCTGGTGCCCATGCAGAGATCTGGAGCTCCTCTCCTGCTATGCAGAACAAGGGGACACTGAGTCACAGCCAAGACAACCATGGGGCCAGTCTTAG